GGTCGAGTTCGTCGTGGCGACCTTGCTGGTGTCGATGCTCATGAGGTTCTCATCTCAATTGCTCGTGTCACGGGGTCGTGTCACTTGCTGGTGCTCTGTTGGGAGTTGCGCTCCCAGTAGCTGGGACCGACCGGCTCCTTGAAGTCGCTCTGGGCCACGAGGTATCCCTCGTCGTCCACCGCGAGCGGCAGCTGGGGGAGCGGACGGGCCGCGGGACCGAAGACCACCTTCGCCGCGTCGGCCAGGTCGAACGTCGACTGGTGGCACGGGCAGAGCAGGTGGTGGGTCTTGCGCTCGTTGAGCGAGATCGGGCACCCGACGTGGGTGCAGATCTTGGAGTAGCAGAGGATGCCGTCCACGGCCCAGTCCTCGCGGCCGGGGGCGGGCTTGTTCTCGTCGGGCTCCATGCGGATCAGCACCACGGCGCCCTTGGACTTGGCGATCTGCAGGTCGACGCCCTCGAGGACGGGCTCGCCCTCGTCGTCGACCTGGAAGATGGTCTCGGGCTCGGCGTTGAACAGGTCGCCGATCTCCATGTCGCCCGGGCGGATCGGCGTGCCGACCACGTCACGCACGACGCGGACGCCGGTGTCCCACACGGTGTGCTCGAGGCCGGCGCCGGGGTAGTCGGCGTCGTCCTCGACCTGGCCCGGGGTGGGGCCGAGGTCGCGCAGCAGGACGACGACCGGCGCGAGGAGCACGCCGACGGCGCCGAGCAGCGAGTTGCGCACCAGCGGACGGCGGCCGATGCCGGACTCCTCGGCGCCCAGGGCGAGCACCCGCAGGGTCTCGTCGCGGTCCTCGTCGGAGGAGCGGGAGGGGTGGCGCATCTCGACGATCTCGTGGTCGCCCATGAGCTTGCGGGCCCACTGGATCATCCCGACGCCGATCAGCAGCAGCGCCAGGCCCAGGCAGGTGCCCAGGGCGACGTTGGAGGCGCCGAGACCGAAGATGGTGTCGACGTCGCTGCCGCCGTTGATGTTGAAGACGAAGTAGGAGACGACGAACAGCACCGCGAAGACGGCCGACAGCCCGAACAGGGCGGCGACCTGCCGCTCGGCGCGGCGCTCGGCCTGCGGGTCGACGTCGGTGGGCCGCCAGGTGTGCTCGGGCAGGCCCGGGTTGGCCAGGGGCTCGTCGTGCGCCGGGGTGTTCGCGCTGACGCGCTGGTCGGGCAGGTTCGAGGAGTCGTCGTGGTCGCTCATGCGGCGGCGCTCTCCTTCTTCTTGGTCGTGCGGGCGGTGTGCGCCGCGATCCAGACGGCGAAGCCCACCAGGCCGCCGATCCCGACGACCCAGGCGAACAGGCCCTCGCTCACGGGGCCGAGGCCACCGAGGCTGAAGCCGCCGTACTCGGGCTGCTCACGCAGGGAGTAGAGGTAGGCGATGACGTCGCGCTTCTCGTCCGGCGAGAGGTTGCCGTTGGAGAAGGTGTCCATCTGGCCGGGGCCGGTCAGCAGCGCCTCGTAGATGTGGCGGGCCGTGGTGTTGCTCAGGTTGGGCGCGTAGCCGCCGCGCGGCATGGCGCCGCCCTTGCCGGCGAAGTTGTGGCAGGCGGTGCAGTTGGTCAGGAAGATCTGGCCGCCGCGGGTGACGGCCTCCTCGCGCTCCTCCGGCGAAAGGCCGGCGAGGCTGTAGTCCTCGGGGTTCGGCACGGCCGGGCCCGGGGCCAGACTCGCGACGTACGCCGCGAGGGCGTCGATCTCGTCCTCGCTGTAGGCCTGCGGCTTGGTGGGGTTCTGCGCGCCCGGCTGGACCATGGGCATCCGGCCGGTGCCGACCTGGAAGTCGACCGCGGCGGCGCCGACGCCGGCCAGCGAGGGGCCGAGCTGGTTGCCGTCCTGGGTCAGCACGCCCTCGCCGTTCTGGCCGTGGCAGAACGAGCAGCCGACCAGGAAGAGCTTGCGGCCCTGCTCGACCAGCTCCTGGTCGCTCTGGGCGGAGTCGGCCGAGGACGACGGGGCGAACGCGGCGTACAGGGAGCCGGTCAGCACCAGGCCGAGCAGCATCAGGAGCAGCCCCGCGACGGGGCGGCGACGGTGGCGGGAGAGGCGACCGGCGGAGCGGTTCAGGAAGCGCACAGGAGTCCTCACAGGGCCCGGGTCACTTGATGACGTAGATCGTGGCGAACAGCCCGATCCACACCACGTCGACGAAGTGCCAGTAGTAGGAGACGACGATCGCGCTGACCGCCTGCTCGTGGGTGAAGCGCTTGGCGACGTAGGTCCGCCCGAGCACCAGCAGGAACGCGATGAGGCCACCGGTCACGTGCAGGCCGTGGAAGCCGGTGGTCAGGTAGAACATCGAGCCGTAGGCCGAGGCCGAGATCGTGGTGTGCTCCTGGACCAGCGAGGTGTACTCCGTGACCTGGCCCGCGATGAAGATCGCGCCCATCACGTAGGTCAGCAGGAACCACTCGCGCAGGCCCCAGCCGCGCACGTTGAACAGCGAGCCCGCCCGGCCGACCTGGCCGCGCTCGGCCGCGAACACGCCGAGCTGGCAAGTCACCGACGACAGCACCAGGATCGTGGTGTTGACCGAGGCGAACGGGACGTTGAGCTTCTCGGTGTTCTGGGCCCACAGCTCCGGGCTCACCGAGCGGATCGTGAAGTACGACGCGAAGAGCGCGGCGAAGAACATCAGCTCACTGGAGAGCCAGATGATCGTCCCCACGGAGACCATGCTCGGACGGTCGTGTTGCCCGTGCAGCCGCGAGGCCGGGATGGTCGTTGCTGTCGCCACCTGGCCATTATGTCTCGGCAGTTTCTCAGGGTCAGCCCCGGGTGGCGTGTCGGATCCCACCCAGTTTCCTGCAACCGGCCGTGCCTACTATCCGAAGGTGTCACCATTCGGTGCTGAACGCCTCCTGACGGGCTGGGAGCTCGCTCCCGTGCCGCTCGTGGCGACCGTCTGGGCGGCCGGGCTGTACCTCCTCGGGGTCCGTGCGCTGCACCGCCGCGGGGACTCCTGGCCGGTCGGCCGGACCGTCATGTTCGTCGGCGTCGGGATGGGCGCCTTCTTCGTCGCCACCTCGTCCGGGCTCGCGGCGTACGACACCACGCTGCTGAGCGTCCACATGGTCCAGCACATGGTGCTCTCGATGCTGGTCCCGCTGGCGCTGGCCCTCGGTGCCCCGGTCACCCTCGCGCTGCGCACCCTGCCCGCCCGGCCCCGGCGCTGGCTGCTGACCGTCCTGCACTCGCGGGTCGCGACGGTGCTGTCCTTCCCGCCGCTGACCCTGCTGCTGTACGTCGTCTCGCCCTGGGCGCTGTACTTCTCCGGCTGGTACGACGCCACGCTCAGCCACGTCTGGCTGCACGAGCTGATGCACGTGCACCTCGTGGTCGTCGGCTCGCTGTTCTTCTGGCCGATCGTGGGCATCGACCCGGTCCCGGGGCGCGTCGGCTACCCGGTCCGGATGCTGCTGGTCGTGCTCACGCTGCCGTTCCACGCCTTCCTCGGCGTGACCATCATGGGCCAGGACACGCTGCTCGGCGGGGAGCACTACCTCGCCCTGCGCGACCAGCCCGGCTACGGCTGGCTCCCCGACGCCATATCCGACCAGCACCTGGCCGGCGGGCTGCTGTGGTCCTCCGGCGACCTGGTCGGGCTGCTGCTGTTCGGGGTGCTGTTCACGCAGTGGGTGCGCTCCTCGTTCAAGGAGGCGGCCCGCGAGGACCGCCGGCTCGACCTGCTCGAGGCCCGCGCCCGTGCGGAGGCGGCCCGGTCCGACGGGTAGCATCACGGCTCGTGGCCGACAAGAACCTCCGGGTGCTCGTCTTCTCCGACGACCTCAACACCCGCCAGCAGGTCATCCTCGCGCTGGGCCGTCGGGTGCACCCCGACCTGCCGGAGCTGGAGTACGTCGAGGTCGCGACCGAGCCGGTCGTCATCCAGAACATGGACTCGGGCCACATCGACCTGGCCATCCTCGACGGCGAGGCCGTCCCCGCGGGTGGCATGGGCATCGCCAAGCAGCTCAAGGACGAGATCTACCAGTGCCCGCCGGTCGTCGTGCTGACCGGCCGGCCCCAGGACGCCTGGCTGGCCACCTGGTCCCGGGCCGACGCGGCGGTGCCGCACCCGATCGACCCGATCCAGCTGGCCGAGGCGGTGACGGGGCTGCTGCGGTCCCGGGTCCCCGCCACCAGCTGACCCTGCGCCCGGCCGTGTCCACCTGGCCGGAGGTGCTCGGCGCGCTCGTTGCCCGCACCGACCTCACCACCGACCAGGCCACCTGGGCGATGGGGGAGATCCTCTCCGGGGAGGCGACACCCGCGCAGATCGCCGGCTTCGCGGTCGCGCTGCGGGCCAAGGGCGAGACGGTCGCTGAGCTGACCGGGCTCGTGGAGGCGATGTATTCCCGGGCGACCCCGATCGACGTACCCGGCCGGTTGCTCGACGTGGTCGGGACCGGCGGCGACCGCTCGATGTCGGTCAACATCTCGACCATGGCGGCGATCGTGGCCGCCGGCGCCGGCGCCCGGGTGGTCAAGCACGGCAACCGCTCCGCCTCGTCGCAGTCCGGCTCGGCCGACGTCCTCGAGGCGCTCGGCATCCGCCTGGACCTGCCGCCCGAGCGGGTCGCCGCCCTGGCCGACGAGGCCGGCATCACCTTCCTCTTCGCCGCCGCCTTCAACCCGGCGATGCGCCACACCGCCGTCCCGCGCCGCGAGCTGGGCGTCGGCACGACCTTCAACTTCCTCGGTCCGCTGGCCAACCCCACCCGGCCCCAGGCCAACGCCGTCGGCTGCGCCGACCCCCGGATGGCGCCGGTGATGGCCGGCGTCTTCGCCGCCCGCGGGGTCGACGCCTGGGTGTTCCGCGGCGACGACGGCCTCGACGAGCTCACCACCACGAGTACCAGCTCGGTCTGGGTCGTGCGCGGGGGAGAGGTCTCCACCGCCACCGTCGACCCCGCCACGCACGGGCTCGCGCCCGCCACCACCGACGACCTGCGCGGCGGCGACGCGACC
This genomic window from Nocardioides anomalus contains:
- the qcrA gene encoding cytochrome bc1 complex Rieske iron-sulfur subunit; the encoded protein is MSDHDDSSNLPDQRVSANTPAHDEPLANPGLPEHTWRPTDVDPQAERRAERQVAALFGLSAVFAVLFVVSYFVFNINGGSDVDTIFGLGASNVALGTCLGLALLLIGVGMIQWARKLMGDHEIVEMRHPSRSSDEDRDETLRVLALGAEESGIGRRPLVRNSLLGAVGVLLAPVVVLLRDLGPTPGQVEDDADYPGAGLEHTVWDTGVRVVRDVVGTPIRPGDMEIGDLFNAEPETIFQVDDEGEPVLEGVDLQIAKSKGAVVLIRMEPDENKPAPGREDWAVDGILCYSKICTHVGCPISLNERKTHHLLCPCHQSTFDLADAAKVVFGPAARPLPQLPLAVDDEGYLVAQSDFKEPVGPSYWERNSQQSTSK
- the qcrC gene encoding cytochrome bc1 complex diheme cytochrome c subunit, with amino-acid sequence MRFLNRSAGRLSRHRRRPVAGLLLMLLGLVLTGSLYAAFAPSSSADSAQSDQELVEQGRKLFLVGCSFCHGQNGEGVLTQDGNQLGPSLAGVGAAAVDFQVGTGRMPMVQPGAQNPTKPQAYSEDEIDALAAYVASLAPGPAVPNPEDYSLAGLSPEEREEAVTRGGQIFLTNCTACHNFAGKGGAMPRGGYAPNLSNTTARHIYEALLTGPGQMDTFSNGNLSPDEKRDVIAYLYSLREQPEYGGFSLGGLGPVSEGLFAWVVGIGGLVGFAVWIAAHTARTTKKKESAAA
- the ctaE gene encoding aa3-type cytochrome oxidase subunit III, which produces MVSVGTIIWLSSELMFFAALFASYFTIRSVSPELWAQNTEKLNVPFASVNTTILVLSSVTCQLGVFAAERGQVGRAGSLFNVRGWGLREWFLLTYVMGAIFIAGQVTEYTSLVQEHTTISASAYGSMFYLTTGFHGLHVTGGLIAFLLVLGRTYVAKRFTHEQAVSAIVVSYYWHFVDVVWIGLFATIYVIK
- a CDS encoding cytochrome c oxidase assembly protein, with protein sequence MATVWAAGLYLLGVRALHRRGDSWPVGRTVMFVGVGMGAFFVATSSGLAAYDTTLLSVHMVQHMVLSMLVPLALALGAPVTLALRTLPARPRRWLLTVLHSRVATVLSFPPLTLLLYVVSPWALYFSGWYDATLSHVWLHELMHVHLVVVGSLFFWPIVGIDPVPGRVGYPVRMLLVVLTLPFHAFLGVTIMGQDTLLGGEHYLALRDQPGYGWLPDAISDQHLAGGLLWSSGDLVGLLLFGVLFTQWVRSSFKEAAREDRRLDLLEARARAEAARSDG
- a CDS encoding Rv3143 family two-component system response regulator → MADKNLRVLVFSDDLNTRQQVILALGRRVHPDLPELEYVEVATEPVVIQNMDSGHIDLAILDGEAVPAGGMGIAKQLKDEIYQCPPVVVLTGRPQDAWLATWSRADAAVPHPIDPIQLAEAVTGLLRSRVPATS
- the trpD gene encoding anthranilate phosphoribosyltransferase, which produces MSTWPEVLGALVARTDLTTDQATWAMGEILSGEATPAQIAGFAVALRAKGETVAELTGLVEAMYSRATPIDVPGRLLDVVGTGGDRSMSVNISTMAAIVAAGAGARVVKHGNRSASSQSGSADVLEALGIRLDLPPERVAALADEAGITFLFAAAFNPAMRHTAVPRRELGVGTTFNFLGPLANPTRPQANAVGCADPRMAPVMAGVFAARGVDAWVFRGDDGLDELTTTSTSSVWVVRGGEVSTATVDPATHGLAPATTDDLRGGDATHNAAVVRRLLDGEAGPVRDAVLLNAGAALAVYDATGEPVAAALDAGIARARSAIDTGAARAALERWVEASSR